In Amphiura filiformis chromosome 1, Afil_fr2py, whole genome shotgun sequence, the following are encoded in one genomic region:
- the LOC140159247 gene encoding LOW QUALITY PROTEIN: uncharacterized protein (The sequence of the model RefSeq protein was modified relative to this genomic sequence to represent the inferred CDS: deleted 2 bases in 1 codon), producing LGNRRGVSPHDSTHQDRNEHAKNRSLLESPKNSSTSASYLPKAYTKGPEESVEVIVPKQKQRRPSTSSSSYDSDTSSANSVKEVKLPKAYCRFENDKSQVLNLVEQEKVKMAKKRRLPEESSNSGGSESGDKLPKAYAVAEKKDRQNSKVKKSKQRNSDSSFRTTSESDDAESKHKERRKSGGSHFSPSPEKRSRGDRNSHKKSQSSQGNMSKSRSRSADLSRTSGQHESHRRDSKHRRSDSLRRRDSPQRHTGNERSRSPRGHNADSPRKHESLGDIQNERSRSPRGHNTHRSRSPKGSRSKNDEKSPSPKRGTKRTSSGSRSPQRDRRNGRKHSPSVDKNVRKDNDKSKKSDKASQRRHSRSRSKDRDDRKSKTHSSSSRREDSKSRTEVVHKSDSKEKSRHNSSRSGHSPENPKRHQERSSSPTQKRRQERSSSPTQNRQRERSRSPPQRRQRERSLSAPQKSQRERSLSVPRKSQRERSLSPPQKRQRDRSLSPPQKRQRERSLSPPQKNQRERSLSPMQKRQRERSLSPPQKSQRERSFSPMQKRQRERSLSPPQKLPVQHTSEESPSPAKKAKVKRKKDKSEKKKSKKDKKKKKDKKAKKKKKEHKTKKRHKDKSYSEPEDEPKERKFSSIQQFLLKMAGVPVPGPLPADDDKSSSRRTMTPMTKEEYEKKQSKVRRVLDSDTGRHRLVKGDGEIIEEIVSRDRHREINKKATRADGESFSRSLGLYK from the exons CTCGGAAATCGCAGAGGTGTTTCTCCACATGATAGCACTCATCAGGATAGAAATGAACATGCAAAGAATAGAAGTCTCTTAGAGTCGCCAAAGAATAGCAGTACTAGTGCATCATATTTGCCTAAGGCTTACACAAAAGGCCCAGAAGAGTCTGTCGAGGTAATTGTTCCAAAACAAAAACAGCGCAGACCATCAACAAGTAGCAGCTCTTATGATTCAGACACAAGCAGTGCTAACAGTGTGAAGGAAGTCAAACTTCCAAAAGCTTATTGTCGTTTTGAAAATGATAAGAGCCAAGTACTAAATCTTGTTGAACAAGAGAAAGTTAAGATGGCAAAAAAGCGTCGTCTGCCTGAGGAGTCATCCAATAGTGGTGGAAGTGAGTCGGGGGATAAGCTTCCGAAAGCTTATGCAGTAGCTGAAAAGAAAGACAGGCAAAACTCTAAAGTTAAAAAATCGAAACAAAGAAATTCAGATTCTTCGTTTAGAACCACAAGTGAATCAGATGATGCAGAATCCAAACACAAAGAGAGACGTAAATCTGGAGGATCTCATTTTTCTCCTAGTCCTGAAAAGAGGAGTAGAGGAGATCGAAATAGCCACAAAAAATCGCAGTCAAGTCAAGGAAATATGTCAAAGTCAAGATCAAGAAGTGCTGATCTTAGTCGTACATCTGGACAGCATGAGAGTCACAGGAGAGATTCTAAGCACAGAAGAAGTGATTCTCTCAGGAGACGTGATTCCCCTCAAAGACACACAGGAAATGAAAGAAGTAGATCTCCAAGGGGCCATAATGCTGATTCTCCCAGAAAACATGAGTCCCTCGGAGACATACAG AATGAAAGAAGCAGGTCTCCACGGGGCCATAATACTCATAGGAGCAGATCTCCAAAAGGTAGTAgatcaaaaaatgatgaaaaaagtcCATCGCCTAAAAGAGGGACCAAAAGAACCAGTAGTGGGAGTAGATCACCTCAAAGAGACAGGAGAAATGGAAGGAAACATTCCCCAAGTGTGGATAAGAATGTGAGAAAAGACAATGATAAATCTAAAAAATCAGACAAGGCTTCACAAAGGAGGCATAGTCGTAGTAGGTCAAAAGATCGTGATGATCGCAAATCAAAGACACACTCTTCATCCTCTAGAAGAGAAGATTCAAAGTCAAGAACTGAAGTTGTACATAAAAGCGATAGTAAAGAGAAATCAAGGCATAATTCAAGCCGTTCAGGGCATTCCCCTGAGAACCCAAAAAGACATCAGGAGAGATCGTCGAGTCCGACACAGAAAAGACGACAAGAGAGATCGTCGAGTCCAACACAGAACAGACAACGTGAGAGATCCCGAAGTCCGCCACAGAGAAGACAACGAGAGAGGTCGTTAAGTGCGCCACAGAAAAGTCAACGTGAGAGATCATTAAGTGTGCCACGGAAAAGTCAGCGAGAGAGATCGTTAAGTCCGCCACAGAAAAGACAACGGGACAGATCGCTAAGTCCACCACAGAAAAGACAGCGTGAGAGATCGTTAAGTCCACCACAGAAAAATCAACGGGAGAGATCACTTAGTCCGATGCAGAAAAGACAACGGGAGAGATCGTTAAGTCCACCACAGAAAAGTCAACGGGAGAGATCATTTAGTCCGATGCAGAAAAGACAACGAGAGAGATCGTTGAGTCCACCACAAAAGTTACCAGTGCAGCATACTTCTGAAGAATCTCCATCTCCAGCTAAGAAAGCAAaggtaaaaaggaaaaaagataAATCGGAAAAGAAgaaatccaaaaaggacaaaaagaagaaaaaagacaaGAAGGCtaagaaaaagaagaaggaaCACAAAACCAAGAAAAGACACAAAGACAAGTCTTACTCAGAGCCAGAAGATGAGCCAAAGGAGAGAAAATTTTCAAGCATTCAGCAGTTCCTACTGAAAATGGCTGGAG TTCCTGTTCCTGGCCCTTTACCAGCAGATGACGATAAATCTTCATCACGAAGAACCATGACACCAATGACCAAAGAAGAGTATGAGAAGAAACAGAGCAAAGTCAGGCGTGTTCTGGATTCTGATACAGGTCGACATAG GTTAGTAAAAGGAGATGGTGAAATTATTGAGGAAATTGTCAGCAGAGACCGACATCGAGAAATTAACAAG AAAGCAACTCGAGCAGATGGGGAGTCCTTCAGCCGAAGTCTAGGCCTGTACAAATAA